In Microbacterium enclense, one genomic interval encodes:
- a CDS encoding F0F1 ATP synthase subunit delta encodes MGSATTQARTATAEALASTSGVDLDVARELFAAVGAVSGSSQLSGALSDSSAPAAARAGLVSAVFGSSYRPATVALLNSAAQQRWSNSSEFIEGLEELAVRATAVAESADIEPELFSFSRTVAANGELELALGGRLGDASAKGALVSKLLDGRVSAGTALIVSSLVQNARGRRVRALLRRAESIVADQRARIVATVSAAAPLSAEQQTRLQNALSARYGSAVTLNTVIDPTVVGGLRVQVADDVIDASVSARLADLRQRIAG; translated from the coding sequence ATGGGCAGCGCGACCACTCAGGCGCGGACCGCGACCGCGGAGGCCCTGGCCTCCACCTCGGGCGTCGATCTCGACGTCGCGCGCGAACTGTTCGCGGCCGTCGGTGCCGTGAGCGGATCGTCGCAGCTGAGCGGCGCGCTGTCCGACTCCTCGGCGCCGGCCGCCGCGCGTGCGGGGTTGGTCTCGGCCGTCTTCGGTTCCTCCTACCGCCCCGCCACGGTGGCGCTGCTCAACAGCGCGGCCCAGCAGCGGTGGTCGAACTCCTCGGAGTTCATCGAAGGTCTCGAGGAGCTCGCGGTGCGCGCCACCGCCGTCGCCGAGTCGGCCGACATCGAGCCCGAGTTGTTCTCGTTCTCGCGGACTGTCGCCGCCAACGGCGAGCTCGAGCTCGCCCTCGGCGGTCGCCTCGGAGACGCCTCCGCCAAGGGCGCCCTCGTCTCGAAGCTGCTCGATGGCCGCGTGAGCGCCGGAACGGCACTCATCGTGTCGTCGCTGGTGCAGAACGCCCGGGGCCGTCGGGTTCGCGCCCTTCTGCGTCGCGCCGAGAGCATCGTCGCCGACCAGCGGGCCCGGATCGTCGCGACCGTCTCCGCGGCCGCCCCCCTGAGCGCAGAGCAGCAGACGCGTCTGCAGAACGCGCTCAGCGCACGGTACGGATCAGCGGTCACGCTGAACACCGTCATCGACCCGACGGTGGTCGGCGGACTGCGCGTGCAGGTCGCGGACGACGTCATCGACGCGAGCGTGTCCGCACGTCTCGCTGACCTCCGCCAGCGGATCGCAGGCTAA